The Chamaesiphon minutus PCC 6605 DNA window TGCAGAAACTATCCAGAAGCTAATGCCAGGAGCCAGATTGGTCAAAGCCTATAGCAGTTTTCAACCTAACGCTTTGCGACGCTCTGCTGAACGTTCCTTAGATCGACGATTGGCGATCGCGATCGCATCTGATGACGAAGCAGCAAAAACACTAGTGGCTCAACTGGCAGAAGACAGCGGCGGTCGCCCATTCGATCTTGGCTCACTGCGAAATGCCAGTTTAATGGAGATTCCTGGTTCTTTTTCCTCCAGTGATAATCTCACCTTGGATGCTGCATTCAAACAGCGGTTGCAAGTCCTTGGGTACTAGCGCCAGCAGTACAACAAATCGTTGGAGCGGAACGGGGCGATATGCGATCGGTTATGATGCAAAGTGTGTCGCCGTCCGCTCAACTTAGTCGTTATCGCCGACAGCGTAACATATAATTTTTTAGTATATGTTAAAATCTATAGAACGCTGCGGGATAACTTGAGCTGAGCCGCACGGCGGCGCAAGACGGCGTTGCGGCTCAGCTATGCGAAGCACTTATCGAAGAAATGGATAATGATTATCGCGTTGAGGAAGGTCTTTTCGATCCACGACTATCGGTTTCAAAGATTAATTCTCTCAAACGTAGTTTGAAGAAGTTTGGGAATGACATTCTGCGATATGAGAAAGAGCCATGACAAGTCATTTTGTTAGAAGGAATCTTATGACTACTCATGCTATGATTCAGCCAATCATTCCGTTTGATGCAAGCACCCGTGCTAACTGACCAACATATTGCTGAATCATTGAGCCGCGCCTATGTCCGCGCGATTGCTGGACGCGCTGGACTCAACTTAGCGATTCGAGAGTATGACTACGGTGTAGATGGCAGTTTTGATGAGGTGGTAGTGCGTCAGAGTCGTCGAGTTGAATCTGGTTTTTCCCTCAGTTTTCAACTTAAAGCCTCGACCCAATGGCAACTCGATGATAGTCAGGTCGTCTATGACCTAGAAGTAAAAACCTACAACGATTTAATTCTCAGGCGCAGCATGAGAGCCGCAACACCTTGTATCCTAATTTTGTTGGCTTTGCCCACAAATGCCGATCGATGGCTCATTTGTGAAGAAACACAACTCCGGTTGCAAGGAACCTGCTACTGGGAATATCTCAGTGGTAGCCTGAGTGAGAATCGCCAATCTGTAAGAATTAGAATTCCGCGATCGCAACGCCTCACCCCCGAATCTTTGCTAACCTTAATAGAGAACGTCAAAACAGGAGAATGGTAATGACACCTGAAGTTTTGTCAAGTTACCCCCAAATCCAGGAGCTTCACGTTGCCGAAGTGGTGAGTTATCTCCAGCAGAATCACTGGGTGTCGGTTAGTCATCCCAGTCCACGGTTACTGGTGTTTGAGAAAGGAGTTGACGATCGAGGCAAGCCCATTCAGATTGTTCTGCCAAGTAAGGATGATTATGAAGACACGCCCTATTTAATAGCTAAAGCAGTCAATCTTCTGTCTGTTCTAGAATCTGTATCATTCCAAGAGATTGTGAAAGCGATCGATGCATCAGCACATGTCAC harbors:
- a CDS encoding DUF4365 domain-containing protein, with product MQAPVLTDQHIAESLSRAYVRAIAGRAGLNLAIREYDYGVDGSFDEVVVRQSRRVESGFSLSFQLKASTQWQLDDSQVVYDLEVKTYNDLILRRSMRAATPCILILLALPTNADRWLICEETQLRLQGTCYWEYLSGSLSENRQSVRIRIPRSQRLTPESLLTLIENVKTGEW